The Shewanella zhangzhouensis genome has a window encoding:
- a CDS encoding PilZ domain-containing protein yields the protein MVDLVVNFDTLHQLYRAYMPFIKPAGLFVSTSESHFLGQEMTVAYRLPGATTVHQLRGIVVWINPVGASGGRPPGVGLKIVSDADTHKHHIENLLSRELASGDLTCTM from the coding sequence ATGGTAGATCTGGTGGTTAACTTCGATACCTTGCATCAGCTGTATCGTGCCTACATGCCTTTTATTAAGCCGGCGGGGCTGTTTGTTTCCACCAGCGAAAGCCATTTCCTGGGGCAGGAAATGACAGTGGCTTATCGACTCCCCGGGGCAACCACGGTACATCAACTCAGAGGCATAGTGGTTTGGATAAACCCTGTCGGCGCCTCCGGTGGTCGTCCTCCCGGCGTTGGTCTTAAAATCGTTTCCGATGCCGACACCCACAAACACCATATTGAAAATCTGCTTTCCAGAGAGCTGGCATCCGGCGATTTGACCTGTACCATGTAG
- the holB gene encoding DNA polymerase III subunit delta': MTAIPWLSQPLADFTALLTSGRMPHAVLVGVDEGLGASMLVNQLAQTALCTSPVVSGLCGQCKSCQLFSAGNHPDFYPIKADGAQIKIDQIRELIARLSTTAQQGGRRVAIIEAAERMNTASANALLKTLEEPGANTLILLHSNTPARLLPTLQSRCQKLAFVAPNQSQIAAWLAHQGLGTEALWCLPVVGGPIKLAEYLQNNYISVLENIRKDWRSSLSTGHLCASLKEIAEDQITDALKVLYVELMAGLAVTAKEDPLLASRLAGLAGEVMSVCHMLSTMPSVNYLALCQKIVSEYQRIKEN, translated from the coding sequence ATGACTGCCATTCCCTGGCTTTCTCAGCCTTTGGCCGATTTTACGGCCTTGTTAACCTCAGGGCGCATGCCCCATGCGGTGTTGGTGGGCGTGGATGAAGGGCTGGGCGCTTCGATGCTGGTTAATCAACTTGCGCAAACGGCACTCTGCACCTCTCCCGTTGTGTCTGGACTCTGCGGCCAATGTAAAAGTTGTCAGTTATTCAGTGCGGGAAATCATCCGGATTTTTACCCCATCAAAGCCGATGGGGCTCAAATTAAAATCGACCAGATCCGTGAACTTATTGCCCGGCTTTCGACCACCGCCCAACAAGGTGGCAGGCGGGTAGCCATCATTGAAGCGGCTGAGCGCATGAATACCGCGTCGGCCAATGCGCTGTTGAAAACCCTGGAAGAGCCCGGTGCCAACACCCTGATCCTATTGCACAGTAATACACCTGCACGCCTGCTCCCCACCTTGCAGAGTCGCTGTCAAAAGTTGGCGTTTGTGGCGCCTAACCAAAGTCAAATCGCCGCCTGGTTGGCGCATCAGGGGCTTGGCACTGAGGCACTCTGGTGTTTGCCGGTTGTGGGCGGCCCCATCAAATTGGCAGAGTACTTGCAAAACAATTACATAAGCGTACTTGAAAACATCCGAAAAGATTGGCGAAGCAGTTTGTCGACGGGCCATCTGTGTGCTAGCTTGAAAGAAATTGCTGAAGACCAAATAACTGATGCTCTTAAGGTTTTGTACGTTGAATTGATGGCTGGCCTCGCTGTAACAGCAAAAGAGGATCCGCTTTTGGCATCAAGATTGGCAGGATTGGCTGGCGAAGTTATGAGCGTTTGTCATATGTTAAGTACTATGCCGAGCGTCAATTATCTGGCACTATGTCAAAAGATTGTTTCAGAATATCAGAGAATAAAAGAAAACTAG
- the tmk gene encoding dTMP kinase gives MTQNPGKFIVIEGLEGAGKSSAITLVHDFIEKHTGMAPVCTREPGGTPLAEKIRDLVKNAEPGDPLCDEAECLLFYAARAQLVANVIKPSLASGRWVLGDRHNLSSIAYQGGGRGLMSLVKTISDATLGGFKPDLTLYLDIDPLLGLERAARRGALDRIEQQEIDFFHRARATFLAQARDDRSIVVIDASKPLNEVHKDILACLSIAL, from the coding sequence ATGACGCAAAATCCCGGTAAATTCATTGTGATTGAGGGGCTTGAAGGCGCAGGTAAGTCCAGCGCCATCACGCTGGTGCATGACTTTATCGAAAAGCACACCGGCATGGCGCCCGTGTGCACCCGCGAACCCGGCGGAACACCGCTGGCGGAAAAAATCCGCGACCTGGTGAAAAATGCCGAGCCTGGCGATCCTCTCTGTGATGAAGCCGAATGTTTGCTGTTTTACGCGGCCCGCGCACAGTTGGTCGCGAACGTCATTAAACCCTCGTTGGCATCGGGTCGCTGGGTGCTGGGAGACAGACACAATCTATCTTCCATCGCCTATCAGGGGGGCGGTCGCGGGTTGATGTCGTTGGTCAAAACCATCAGTGACGCCACTCTGGGCGGTTTTAAGCCGGATCTGACACTCTATCTCGATATAGATCCCTTGCTGGGACTGGAGCGCGCCGCCCGTCGCGGCGCTTTGGACCGGATAGAACAACAGGAAATAGACTTCTTTCACCGCGCCCGCGCGACTTTTCTTGCTCAGGCGAGGGATGACAGATCCATAGTGGTAATTGATGCTTCCAAGCCACTTAACGAGGTACACAAGGACATTCTTGCCTGCTTAAGCATAGCCCTGTAA
- the mltG gene encoding endolytic transglycosylase MltG encodes MKRIFIGIVGAIMTLTLLGAVTALWGMKELETFANRPLMLEQSRELELNRGTNARALGKELVEQGLLEPSWHYDWYLRLNPAMAGIRQGLYEITPGDTVKSLLDKLISGKVKDFAITLVEGQTLREWQPKLETAPRLNWEADVFLKVLKANGDDSGLPEGKFFPDTYSYHANQDVEKLLTQSYLKMQQELAAAWQARAPDLPLASAYELLILASIIEKETGKAEERPLIAAVFINRLRKGMRLQTDPTVIYGMGERFNGNITRKDLREDTPFNTYRIQGLPPTPIAAPGREALMAAAQPAQSDYLYFVSRNDGSHVFSRTLAEHNRAVNQFQRKQK; translated from the coding sequence ATGAAGAGAATTTTCATTGGGATAGTCGGGGCGATTATGACCCTGACCTTACTCGGCGCCGTTACGGCGTTATGGGGTATGAAAGAGCTTGAAACCTTTGCCAACAGGCCGCTGATGCTTGAACAGTCAAGGGAACTGGAGCTCAATCGGGGAACCAATGCCCGCGCATTGGGCAAAGAGTTGGTTGAACAGGGACTCCTTGAGCCCTCATGGCATTACGATTGGTATCTGCGATTAAATCCCGCCATGGCGGGGATTCGTCAGGGGTTGTATGAAATTACCCCGGGCGACACCGTCAAATCACTGCTGGATAAACTTATCAGCGGTAAAGTGAAAGACTTCGCAATCACTCTGGTCGAAGGCCAAACGCTGCGGGAATGGCAGCCAAAGCTGGAAACTGCCCCGAGACTGAATTGGGAAGCGGATGTTTTCCTTAAGGTTCTCAAGGCGAACGGTGATGATTCCGGATTGCCCGAAGGTAAATTTTTCCCCGACACTTATAGCTATCATGCCAATCAGGACGTGGAAAAGCTCCTTACCCAGAGCTACCTGAAGATGCAGCAAGAGCTGGCAGCGGCCTGGCAGGCCAGAGCACCCGATCTACCTCTGGCGAGTGCCTATGAGCTGCTTATCCTCGCGTCCATCATAGAGAAAGAGACCGGCAAGGCCGAAGAGCGCCCATTAATTGCGGCCGTGTTTATCAACCGGCTGCGAAAGGGAATGCGGCTGCAGACAGACCCCACGGTGATTTATGGCATGGGGGAGCGCTTTAACGGCAATATCACCCGAAAAGATCTGCGTGAGGATACGCCCTTTAACACCTATCGCATTCAGGGACTGCCACCTACGCCGATTGCGGCGCCAGGGCGTGAAGCCTTGATGGCAGCGGCACAACCGGCCCAATCAGATTACCTTTACTTTGTGTCCAGAAACGATGGCAGTCACGTGTTCTCCCGCACGCTCGCTGAACACAATCGCGCAGTAAACCAATTTCAGAGAAAGCAAAAATGA